Proteins from a genomic interval of Syntrophorhabdaceae bacterium:
- a CDS encoding acylneuraminate cytidylyltransferase family protein yields MNIAALIPARSGSKRVPLKNIKPLYGKPLMAYTIEAAKRSRFIKRIIVSTDSSDISDIAKQYGAEVPFLRPEEISTADSTELEFFDHALDWLEKNEGYIPDIIVLLYPTSPFRKTESIDRAIETIMDHPECDSLRSVRKCSEHPCKMWTIANGCLRPFVDSGKASGMHTLSYHLLPDVYVQNASIYIVRVSTIKNKRSTTGDIIIPFIMDEVESIDINNPLDFLLAETAIKDKVVCCGD; encoded by the coding sequence ATGAATATCGCAGCCTTAATCCCCGCGCGTAGTGGTTCAAAGAGGGTGCCCTTGAAAAACATCAAGCCCCTGTACGGCAAACCCTTAATGGCCTATACGATTGAAGCCGCAAAAAGATCACGCTTCATAAAGAGAATAATCGTTTCAACAGACTCTTCCGATATCAGCGATATCGCGAAACAATATGGCGCGGAAGTGCCTTTTTTACGGCCGGAAGAGATCTCCACCGCCGATTCCACGGAACTGGAATTCTTTGACCATGCCCTTGACTGGCTGGAAAAAAATGAGGGTTATATACCGGATATTATCGTCCTTCTCTACCCAACGTCTCCTTTCAGGAAGACTGAATCAATCGATCGGGCCATAGAGACGATCATGGACCACCCTGAGTGTGATTCCCTCCGTTCGGTCAGGAAATGTTCGGAACACCCCTGCAAGATGTGGACAATCGCGAACGGTTGTTTAAGACCATTTGTTGACAGCGGGAAGGCATCCGGCATGCATACCCTCTCCTACCATCTGCTGCCGGACGTATATGTACAGAACGCAAGCATATATATCGTGAGGGTATCGACAATAAAAAATAAGCGCTCGACAACAGGAGATATAATCATCCCTTTTATAATGGATGAGGTCGAGTCAATCGACATAAATAACCCGCTTGATTTCCTGCTGGCGGAAACGGCCATCAAGGATAAGGTGGTCTGCTGTGGAGATTAA
- a CDS encoding glycosyltransferase — protein sequence MDNSAHPIVSTVLPVVNTGLPVVSIGLPVFNEANWIRRSLDALLNQTYKDFELIIADNASDDATGEICMQFAAQEQRIQYCRHETNIGANNNFRHVAGLARGKYFMWAAADDWWEPDFVETLVGELETHPETGLAMTSLNRHWDDGTHLNAVRFEGERDPNNMTFFHLAINMIAAGITQYHYFIYGLYRTDFLKSALAIPIPDVPVPDRLFMTQVALATKIRYVDKFLHIRTVHHTPSTERLANEEYIKIGNTDKMGYTRTWLAIEPYLWASRVIPSYRKHLIPIIADTFARTNRTFLYQNDKGDKSPQAHHETGDEDLSVINQLRNAGHITESHKIASALASEDQGDIDLLNLLGEIKLQINHDDCSKNILLDVIKSRPDDSRALKNLAILSWRGKTPDEALTFARRAVEADKNHADAHIVLGRILAELGKSDEAAAYLQHALRIRPDNIDALKGIAVVSLKSNNLKKAQEFLKKAQKISPGDSETRALLSQVQDRMEQRAGH from the coding sequence TTGGATAATTCCGCACACCCCATCGTCAGTACCGTATTGCCGGTAGTTAATACCGGATTACCGGTCGTTAGTATAGGGTTGCCGGTCTTCAACGAAGCCAACTGGATCCGTAGATCTCTCGACGCGCTCCTGAATCAGACGTACAAGGATTTCGAGTTGATTATTGCCGATAACGCGTCCGATGACGCCACCGGGGAGATCTGCATGCAATTTGCCGCTCAGGAACAGAGGATTCAATATTGCAGGCACGAAACCAACATCGGCGCAAACAACAATTTCCGGCACGTTGCCGGGCTCGCGCGCGGCAAATATTTTATGTGGGCCGCCGCTGATGACTGGTGGGAACCTGATTTCGTGGAAACACTCGTCGGAGAGCTTGAGACCCATCCGGAGACAGGTCTTGCAATGACATCTTTAAACCGGCACTGGGACGACGGAACGCACCTTAATGCCGTCCGGTTCGAAGGCGAAAGGGACCCTAACAACATGACCTTTTTCCATCTGGCCATCAATATGATTGCCGCAGGCATCACCCAGTACCACTACTTCATCTACGGTTTGTACCGCACTGACTTTTTAAAATCAGCGCTCGCAATACCCATCCCTGACGTACCTGTGCCGGATCGCCTGTTCATGACCCAGGTAGCCCTTGCAACGAAGATACGATACGTAGATAAATTTCTTCATATCAGGACCGTTCACCATACTCCATCGACAGAAAGGCTTGCGAACGAGGAATATATCAAGATAGGGAATACGGATAAAATGGGGTACACCAGAACGTGGCTCGCCATTGAACCATATCTATGGGCATCACGGGTGATCCCATCTTACAGAAAGCATCTTATTCCTATTATTGCCGATACCTTTGCACGGACAAACAGGACATTTCTTTACCAGAACGACAAAGGGGACAAATCTCCACAGGCGCATCATGAAACCGGCGATGAAGATCTATCGGTGATAAACCAGTTGAGAAATGCGGGCCATATCACAGAATCCCATAAGATAGCCTCGGCCCTCGCATCGGAGGATCAAGGCGATATCGATCTCCTCAATCTTCTCGGTGAAATAAAACTTCAGATAAACCACGATGACTGCTCAAAAAATATCCTTCTCGATGTAATCAAAAGCAGACCTGACGACAGCAGGGCTCTCAAGAACCTTGCCATCCTGTCGTGGAGGGGGAAGACCCCCGATGAAGCCCTTACCTTTGCGAGAAGGGCCGTTGAGGCAGATAAAAACCATGCGGATGCCCATATCGTGCTGGGAAGGATATTGGCCGAACTGGGGAAATCGGATGAAGCAGCCGCTTATCTTCAACACGCGCTGAGAATACGTCCTGATAACATTGACGCGTTAAAGGGTATTGCCGTCGTGTCACTAAAATCAAATAACCTTAAGAAGGCGCAGGAATTTTTAAAAAAGGCGCAAAAGATATCACCCGGAGATAGTGAGACCCGTGCATTACTGTCACAGGTTCAGGACAGGATGGAGCAGCGGGCAGGCCATTGA
- a CDS encoding class I SAM-dependent methyltransferase gives MGDLSAIAHILQLIEKGQRLNDIDITFPYIQVNGVRYDKCTAGYYYMPWLHNKDFLGIYAMAERIEKGNYNGFYFAPRAYVVLRAAEMALDCAEGDFVECGVFRGGTTLLASEVILRDTMNAPPLFHLFDTFSGVPSDGLTQREIADGFIGKCSQDVSLDATKENLNAYAGFLRYYPGYIPDTFDDFEPRPIRYLHIDINTKKAHRECLEFFVPMLVDGAVILFDDYGWPKHAESKTTIDEYFNINGMPLPVALMTGQSLCIYRKARKKLLPF, from the coding sequence ATGGGCGATCTGAGCGCGATAGCGCACATTCTTCAGTTGATCGAAAAGGGACAGAGACTAAACGACATCGACATCACCTTCCCCTACATCCAGGTGAACGGTGTGCGTTACGATAAATGCACGGCAGGTTATTATTACATGCCCTGGCTGCACAACAAGGACTTCCTCGGGATCTATGCAATGGCTGAGCGCATTGAAAAAGGGAACTACAACGGATTCTATTTTGCGCCGAGGGCATACGTGGTGCTCAGGGCCGCTGAAATGGCCCTCGACTGCGCAGAAGGTGACTTCGTGGAATGCGGCGTATTCCGCGGCGGCACCACGCTCCTCGCATCCGAGGTGATCCTGCGCGATACAATGAACGCGCCTCCCCTCTTCCACCTCTTCGATACCTTCAGCGGTGTCCCTTCAGATGGATTGACGCAGAGGGAGATCGCCGACGGCTTCATAGGAAAATGCTCCCAGGACGTCAGCCTTGACGCGACAAAAGAGAACCTGAACGCCTATGCCGGGTTTCTCCGCTACTATCCGGGCTATATCCCGGACACCTTCGACGACTTCGAGCCGAGGCCGATCCGGTATCTTCATATCGATATCAATACGAAAAAGGCCCACAGGGAGTGTCTGGAGTTCTTTGTGCCCATGCTCGTTGACGGGGCCGTTATACTTTTTGATGATTATGGATGGCCGAAGCATGCAGAATCCAAGACCACTATCGACGAATATTTCAACATAAACGGCATGCCCCTGCCTGTGGCTCTTATGACGGGACAAAGCCTCTGCATCTACCGCAAGGCACGGAAAAAGCTGCTTCCTTTTTGA
- a CDS encoding SHOCT domain-containing protein, translated as MHWGDYGWGMGFGWIFMIIFWVLIILVVIYLVRLVTGTGKQQQGETPIEILKKRYAKGEITKEEFEKMKGDITKD; from the coding sequence ATGCACTGGGGAGACTATGGATGGGGAATGGGTTTTGGATGGATATTCATGATTATCTTCTGGGTACTTATCATACTTGTGGTTATTTATTTAGTGAGATTAGTTACGGGTACCGGAAAACAGCAGCAGGGAGAAACTCCCATTGAAATCTTGAAGAAAAGGTATGCAAAGGGAGAAATTACAAAGGAAGAGTTCGAAAAGATGAAGGGTGATATAACAAAAGACTGA
- a CDS encoding heavy metal translocating P-type ATPase, which produces MKMKDPVCNMTIEDTDAAGTSIYESDTYYFCSTHCKDTFDKDPEAFVSKETAEPLKTGVIYTCPMHPDIREEKPGSCPKCGMVLEPLTPSAGEARTEWTCPMHPEIVRDTPGSCPVCGMALEPKTFSEEGENPELIDMKRRFKLGVILTAPLIFITMSHFIPGFSLEKLISRDILKWIELVLTTPVVLWAGWPFFVRGWQSVINRSLNMFTLIGLGVGVAYVYSLIAVLVPGIFPASFRKDGSEVGIYFEAAAVIVVLVLLGQVLELKARSKTGAAIKALLGLAPKTARRVKDDTEEDVPLEHVVLGDILRVRPGEKIPVDGIVIEGSSSVDESMVTGEPMPVQKLKGDHIVGATINGTGMLIMRAEKVGADTLLSQIIHMVADAQRSRAPIQKFADIVAAYFVQIVLAVAIFAFIMWALIGPEPRMAYAIINAVAVLIIACPCALGLATPISIMVAMGKGATAGVLFKDAEAIEVMKKVDTLVVDKTGTLTVGKPSLVRSIPAEGFDENKMLYYAASLERGSEHPLAAAIVKGTEQRGIILANVEEFESLTGKGVVGRIEGHVIAVGNQKLFDDTGADPAELLQSAEVMRNEGQTVMFIAVDGNPAGLLGVADPIKETTPEAIEALHKEGIRIVMLTGDNRTTAETVSKKLFLDDVIAEVLPDQKADVVKRLQGEGKIVAMAGDGINDAPALAQAHVGVAMGTGTDVAMESAGVTLVKGDLRGIVRARRLSRATMRNIKQNIFWAFAYNALGVPIAAGVLYPFFGILLSPIFAAAAMSFSSVSVVGNALRLRRAKL; this is translated from the coding sequence ATGAAGATGAAAGACCCGGTTTGTAATATGACCATAGAGGATACAGATGCTGCAGGAACATCCATCTACGAAAGCGACACGTACTATTTCTGCTCAACGCATTGCAAGGATACGTTTGATAAAGATCCTGAAGCCTTTGTTTCAAAAGAAACCGCCGAACCTTTGAAAACAGGGGTAATATATACCTGCCCCATGCATCCTGATATCCGTGAAGAAAAACCAGGGTCATGTCCAAAATGCGGCATGGTACTTGAACCCCTTACTCCTTCAGCAGGTGAGGCCAGGACAGAGTGGACCTGCCCTATGCATCCCGAGATAGTCCGTGATACCCCGGGAAGCTGCCCCGTCTGTGGTATGGCTCTTGAACCGAAAACATTTTCCGAAGAAGGTGAAAACCCCGAATTGATTGACATGAAAAGGAGATTCAAGTTAGGAGTGATTCTTACGGCTCCTCTCATTTTTATTACAATGAGCCATTTTATCCCCGGTTTTTCCCTCGAAAAACTGATTTCCAGAGATATTCTGAAATGGATAGAGCTTGTTCTTACAACGCCTGTAGTTCTCTGGGCAGGATGGCCATTTTTCGTGCGCGGATGGCAATCTGTCATAAACCGCAGCCTTAACATGTTTACATTAATCGGGCTTGGCGTAGGGGTAGCTTACGTATACAGCCTTATTGCAGTGCTCGTACCCGGTATATTTCCTGCCTCCTTCAGAAAGGATGGCAGCGAAGTTGGAATCTATTTTGAAGCTGCGGCAGTTATTGTGGTGCTCGTGCTTCTTGGGCAGGTGCTTGAGTTAAAGGCTCGAAGCAAAACCGGGGCAGCCATTAAAGCCCTCCTTGGTCTTGCGCCTAAGACAGCCCGACGCGTAAAAGATGATACAGAAGAAGATGTTCCCCTTGAGCATGTAGTGTTGGGCGACATTCTCCGTGTTCGTCCAGGAGAAAAGATACCGGTAGATGGCATTGTTATTGAGGGGTCAAGCTCAGTTGATGAATCTATGGTTACGGGCGAGCCGATGCCTGTGCAGAAACTGAAGGGAGACCATATTGTTGGCGCAACGATCAATGGAACAGGTATGCTCATAATGAGGGCGGAAAAGGTTGGAGCTGATACCCTACTATCACAGATTATCCATATGGTTGCAGATGCGCAGAGGAGCCGTGCACCCATCCAGAAGTTTGCAGACATAGTGGCAGCCTATTTTGTCCAGATTGTTTTGGCAGTTGCAATCTTTGCCTTTATAATGTGGGCATTGATAGGGCCTGAACCGAGAATGGCATACGCAATCATCAATGCGGTGGCAGTTTTAATCATTGCCTGCCCCTGCGCCCTCGGTCTTGCGACACCCATATCCATAATGGTAGCCATGGGAAAGGGCGCCACGGCAGGGGTGCTTTTTAAGGATGCAGAGGCGATTGAGGTGATGAAAAAAGTAGATACCCTTGTTGTTGATAAGACAGGGACTCTTACCGTCGGCAAGCCATCCCTGGTGAGGAGTATCCCGGCAGAGGGATTTGACGAAAACAAGATGCTTTATTATGCTGCAAGCCTTGAACGTGGAAGTGAACATCCCCTTGCAGCGGCAATCGTAAAAGGCACAGAACAAAGGGGTATAATCCTTGCCAATGTTGAGGAATTTGAGTCCTTGACCGGCAAAGGTGTTGTGGGCAGGATTGAAGGACACGTCATTGCTGTGGGCAACCAAAAACTCTTTGACGATACAGGCGCTGACCCGGCCGAACTCTTACAAAGTGCTGAAGTAATGCGCAATGAAGGACAAACGGTAATGTTTATTGCCGTAGATGGTAATCCAGCGGGGCTTCTGGGGGTGGCTGATCCGATAAAGGAAACGACCCCGGAGGCAATAGAAGCGCTTCATAAAGAAGGTATCAGGATTGTCATGCTCACTGGAGACAACCGTACAACGGCAGAAACAGTATCAAAAAAGCTCTTTCTTGATGATGTGATTGCAGAAGTGCTTCCTGATCAGAAGGCTGATGTTGTAAAGCGATTGCAGGGTGAAGGAAAGATTGTTGCCATGGCAGGAGATGGGATAAATGATGCCCCTGCATTAGCGCAGGCCCATGTGGGTGTTGCAATGGGAACAGGCACAGATGTGGCAATGGAAAGCGCAGGTGTTACGCTGG